Proteins from a genomic interval of Bradyrhizobium sp. CCBAU 53340:
- the lgt gene encoding prolipoprotein diacylglyceryl transferase → MLFLLIDFPKFKPIAFEIGPFAIRWYALGYICGITFGWFYARSLLKKQRLWGGPAPISLVQIDDFILWVTLGIIVGGRTGYVLFYNLPFFVEHPAAIFKLWEGGMSFHGGFLGCVVAVMAFARKNRISILSLGDITCGVAPIGIFLVRLTNFINGELWGRPADPSLPWAMIFPTGGDVPRHPSQLYEAGMEGLLLFAALAVMIRLGALKRPGLILGSFILIYGLTRIIGEHFREPDVQLGYLWGGLTMGMLLSIPMLIVGTILIVMAVRRGAPKPVEAIH, encoded by the coding sequence ATGCTTTTCCTGCTGATCGACTTCCCCAAGTTCAAGCCCATTGCCTTCGAGATCGGTCCGTTCGCGATCCGCTGGTACGCGCTCGGCTACATCTGCGGGATCACGTTCGGCTGGTTCTATGCGCGCTCGCTGTTGAAGAAGCAGCGCCTGTGGGGCGGGCCGGCACCGATCTCGCTGGTGCAGATCGACGATTTCATATTGTGGGTGACGCTCGGCATCATCGTCGGCGGACGCACGGGTTACGTGCTGTTCTACAATCTGCCCTTCTTCGTCGAGCATCCGGCCGCCATCTTCAAATTGTGGGAAGGCGGCATGTCGTTCCACGGCGGCTTCCTAGGTTGCGTCGTCGCAGTGATGGCGTTCGCCCGGAAGAACCGCATCTCGATCCTGTCGCTCGGCGACATCACCTGCGGCGTTGCGCCGATCGGGATCTTTCTGGTGCGACTGACCAACTTCATCAATGGCGAATTATGGGGCCGCCCCGCCGACCCCAGCCTGCCCTGGGCCATGATCTTTCCGACCGGCGGCGATGTGCCGCGCCATCCGAGCCAGCTCTATGAAGCCGGCATGGAGGGCCTCCTGCTCTTTGCCGCGCTCGCGGTAATGATCCGCCTCGGCGCCTTGAAGCGGCCGGGACTCATCCTCGGCAGTTTCATCCTGATCTACGGCCTGACCCGGATCATCGGCGAGCATTTCCGCGAGCCGGACGTCCAGCTCGGTTACCTCTGGGGCGGATTAACCATGGGCATGCTGTTGTCGATCCCGATGCTTATTGTCGGCACCATCCTTATTGTAATGGCGGTGCGGCGCGGTGCGCCGAAGCCCGTCGAGGCCATTCATTAA
- a CDS encoding ribose-phosphate pyrophosphokinase — protein MSAKNGSIKLVAGNSNPALAQAIAQGLDMPLTKAVVRRFADMEIFVEVQENIRGSDAFIIQSTSFPANDNLMELLIITDALRRSSARRITAVIPYFGYARQDRRSGSRTPISAKLVANLITHAGVDRVMTLDLHAGQIQGFFDIPTDNLFAAPLMVRDIRERFDLGKVMVVSPDVGGVARARGLAKRINTPLAIVDKRRERPGESEVMNVIGDVSGYSCILVDDIVDSGGTLVNAADALIAKGAKDVYAYITHGVLSGGAAARIAGSRLKELVITDSILPTEAVTKAPNIRTLPIASLISDAIARTAAEESVSSLFD, from the coding sequence ATGTCGGCCAAGAACGGCTCCATCAAGCTTGTCGCCGGCAACTCCAATCCGGCTCTCGCCCAGGCCATCGCGCAGGGCCTCGACATGCCGCTAACCAAAGCGGTGGTCCGGCGCTTCGCCGACATGGAGATCTTCGTCGAGGTCCAGGAGAACATCCGCGGCTCGGATGCCTTCATCATCCAGTCGACCTCGTTTCCGGCGAACGACAATCTGATGGAGCTCTTGATCATCACCGATGCGCTGCGCCGCTCCTCGGCGCGCCGCATCACCGCGGTGATCCCCTATTTCGGCTATGCCAGGCAGGACCGCCGCTCCGGCTCGCGCACGCCGATCTCGGCCAAGCTCGTCGCCAATCTGATCACCCATGCCGGTGTCGATCGCGTCATGACGCTCGACCTGCATGCCGGCCAGATCCAGGGCTTCTTCGACATCCCGACCGACAATCTGTTCGCGGCCCCCCTGATGGTGCGTGACATCCGCGAACGTTTCGACCTCGGCAAGGTGATGGTGGTGTCGCCCGACGTCGGCGGCGTCGCCCGCGCCCGCGGCCTCGCCAAGCGCATCAACACCCCGCTTGCGATCGTCGATAAGCGCCGCGAGCGTCCGGGTGAATCCGAAGTCATGAACGTGATCGGCGATGTGTCCGGCTATAGCTGCATCCTGGTCGACGATATCGTCGATTCCGGCGGCACGCTGGTGAACGCAGCCGATGCGCTGATCGCCAAGGGCGCCAAGGACGTCTACGCCTACATCACCCACGGCGTGCTCTCCGGCGGCGCGGCCGCGCGCATCGCCGGCTCCAGGCTGAAAGAGCTCGTGATCACCGACTCGATCCTGCCGACCGAGGCGGTGACCAAGGCGCCGAACATCCGCACGCTGCCGATCGCCAGCCTGATCTCGGACGCGATCGCGCGCACCGCGGCGGAAGAGTCGGTGTCGAGCCTGTTCGACTAG
- the ychF gene encoding redox-regulated ATPase YchF — protein MGFKCGIVGLPNVGKSTLFNALTETAAAQAANYPFCTIEPNVGEVAVPDPRLDKLAAIAKSGQIIPTRLTFVDIAGLVRGASKGEGLGNQFLANIREVDAIAHVVRCFEDSDITHVEGKIAPLADIETIETELMLADLDSLEKRVDNLTKKVKGNDKDAKEQLDLVNRTLVLLRDGKPARLVERKPEEERAFSMLGLLSSKPVLYVCNVEEGSAATGNAFSKAVEEQAAKEGAVAVVISAKIESEIATISREERADFLETLGLEEAGLDRLIRAGYTLLNLITYFTVGPKEARAWTIHRGTKAPGAAGVIHTDFEKGFIRAETIAYEDYVALGGEAGARDAGKLRLEGKEYVVADGDVMHFRFNT, from the coding sequence GTGGGATTCAAATGCGGAATCGTCGGATTGCCCAATGTCGGCAAGTCGACCTTGTTCAACGCGCTGACCGAGACGGCCGCGGCGCAGGCCGCGAACTATCCGTTCTGCACCATCGAGCCCAACGTCGGCGAGGTCGCGGTGCCCGATCCCAGGCTCGACAAGCTCGCGGCGATCGCCAAGTCGGGCCAGATCATCCCGACCCGGCTGACCTTCGTCGACATCGCTGGCCTCGTGCGCGGCGCTTCCAAGGGCGAAGGCCTCGGCAATCAGTTCCTCGCCAACATCCGCGAGGTCGACGCCATTGCGCATGTGGTGCGCTGTTTCGAGGATTCCGACATTACTCATGTCGAGGGCAAGATCGCCCCGCTCGCCGACATCGAGACTATCGAGACCGAGCTGATGCTCGCCGACCTCGACAGCCTCGAGAAGCGCGTCGACAACCTGACCAAAAAGGTCAAGGGCAACGACAAGGACGCCAAGGAGCAGCTCGACCTCGTCAACCGCACGCTGGTGCTGCTGCGTGACGGCAAGCCGGCGCGGCTCGTCGAGCGCAAGCCGGAAGAGGAACGCGCCTTCTCGATGCTCGGCCTGCTCTCGTCCAAGCCGGTGCTGTACGTCTGCAACGTCGAGGAAGGTTCGGCCGCGACCGGCAACGCCTTCTCCAAGGCGGTCGAGGAGCAGGCTGCGAAGGAGGGCGCGGTTGCCGTCGTCATCTCCGCCAAGATCGAATCCGAGATCGCGACGATCTCGCGCGAGGAGCGCGCCGACTTCCTGGAGACGCTGGGCCTGGAAGAGGCCGGTCTCGATCGCCTGATCCGTGCCGGCTACACGCTGCTCAACCTCATCACCTATTTCACGGTGGGCCCGAAGGAAGCGCGGGCCTGGACCATCCATCGCGGCACCAAGGCGCCGGGCGCGGCCGGTGTGATCCACACCGACTTCGAAAAGGGCTTTATTCGCGCCGAGACCATCGCCTATGAGGACTATGTCGCGCTTGGCGGCGAAGCCGGTGCGCGCGATGCCGGCAAGCTGCGCCTCGAAGGCAAGGAATACGTCGTCGCTGACGGCGACGTGATGCATTTCAGGTTTAATACGTAA
- a CDS encoding dienelactone hydrolase family protein gives MIEQQIAIPTKDGHTATFIVHPERGGPFPVILFYMDAPAIREELRDMARRLATSGYYVMLPNLYYRSGVMELGALPADPNAPERKRMFALMGSLTIPLIMDDTRALLTYAEGQTAANTKIIGTVGYCMSGRYAVNAATHFPERVKAAASIYGTQLATDQDDSPHLAASKTKAELYFACAETDIYAPTEIIEKVKQGMSSAKDGAKAEVEIYPGTHHGFAFPKRPVYDRDAAERHWGRLLALYRRNLV, from the coding sequence ATGATCGAGCAGCAGATCGCAATTCCCACCAAGGACGGCCACACCGCAACCTTCATCGTCCATCCCGAGCGTGGCGGACCGTTCCCGGTCATCCTGTTCTACATGGACGCGCCGGCGATCCGCGAAGAGCTGCGCGACATGGCGCGCCGCCTTGCGACCTCGGGCTATTACGTGATGCTGCCGAACCTCTATTACCGCTCCGGCGTGATGGAGCTCGGCGCGCTGCCGGCCGACCCGAATGCGCCGGAGCGCAAGCGCATGTTCGCGCTGATGGGCTCGCTCACGATTCCCTTGATCATGGACGACACGCGCGCGCTGCTCACCTATGCCGAGGGGCAGACCGCTGCGAACACCAAGATCATCGGCACCGTCGGCTATTGCATGAGCGGCCGCTACGCCGTGAACGCGGCCACGCACTTCCCTGAGCGCGTCAAGGCGGCTGCCTCGATCTACGGCACGCAGCTTGCGACCGACCAGGACGACAGCCCGCATCTCGCGGCAAGTAAGACAAAAGCCGAACTCTATTTCGCCTGCGCCGAGACCGACATCTATGCGCCGACCGAGATCATCGAGAAGGTCAAGCAGGGCATGAGCAGTGCCAAGGACGGAGCTAAGGCCGAGGTCGAGATCTATCCCGGCACCCATCACGGCTTCGCCTTCCCCAAGCGTCCGGTCTATGACCGCGACGCCGCCGAGCGGCATTGGGGGCGGCTGCTGGCGCTCTATCGCCGCAATCTTGTTTAA
- the pth gene encoding aminoacyl-tRNA hydrolase translates to MRLFVGLGNPGAKYARNRHNIGFMAVDEIARRHGFAPWRRRFQGETSEGTLGPERVILLKPTTYMNESGRSVQEAASFFKIVPGDTTVFHDELELPPGKVRVKIGGGIAGHNGLRSISAHIGNEYRRVRLGIGHPGVKEMVHGHVLSDFAKADNEWVMTLCDAVAEHAALIAKGTDATFANRVHLAMQAKGFLTKDENGKE, encoded by the coding sequence ATGCGACTCTTTGTTGGGCTCGGCAATCCCGGCGCGAAATACGCACGTAACCGGCACAATATCGGCTTCATGGCCGTCGACGAGATTGCGCGGCGTCATGGTTTCGCACCATGGCGCCGCAGGTTTCAGGGCGAGACCTCGGAAGGCACGCTCGGGCCTGAGCGCGTGATCCTGCTCAAGCCCACGACCTACATGAACGAGTCCGGCCGCAGCGTTCAGGAGGCGGCGAGCTTCTTTAAGATCGTGCCCGGCGACACCACGGTGTTTCACGACGAGCTCGAACTGCCGCCGGGCAAGGTGCGGGTGAAGATCGGCGGCGGCATCGCCGGCCACAACGGCCTGCGTTCGATCTCCGCGCATATCGGCAACGAGTATCGCCGTGTCAGGCTCGGCATCGGTCACCCCGGCGTCAAGGAGATGGTGCACGGCCACGTGCTGTCGGACTTCGCCAAGGCCGACAATGAGTGGGTGATGACGCTCTGCGACGCGGTGGCCGAGCATGCCGCGCTGATCGCCAAAGGCACGGACGCGACCTTCGCCAACAGGGTGCATCTTGCGATGCAGGCGAAGGGATTTTTGACCAAGGACGAGAACGGCAAGGAATAG
- the pgeF gene encoding peptidoglycan editing factor PgeF, giving the protein MTLTSSLLSAVPGLRHSFFTREGGVSSGIYSALNGGLGSNDDQALVAENRRRMAEHVGVAADRFLSLHQIHSPDVLIADAPWPSGPRPKGDALVTKTPGIALGVSTADCGPVLFVDPNARVIGGAHAGWKGALTGVLEATIAAMEKLGATRGGIIAAIGPLIRQDSYEVGNEFVARFIDADADNAVFFIPSAREGHAMFDLAGFIRKRLEAAGILMIDDLGLDTYADERFFSYRRSVHRKEPDYGRHIHAIALEG; this is encoded by the coding sequence ATGACGCTCACTTCGTCGCTGCTGTCGGCGGTGCCCGGCCTGCGCCATTCCTTCTTCACGCGTGAGGGCGGTGTCTCCAGCGGCATCTATTCCGCACTGAACGGCGGGCTCGGCTCCAATGACGATCAGGCCCTTGTCGCCGAGAACCGCCGCCGCATGGCCGAGCATGTCGGCGTCGCAGCCGACCGCTTCCTCAGCCTGCATCAGATCCACTCGCCCGATGTCCTCATCGCTGATGCGCCATGGCCGAGCGGCCCGCGACCGAAGGGCGATGCGCTGGTGACCAAAACGCCGGGCATCGCGCTCGGCGTCTCCACCGCCGATTGCGGCCCGGTGCTGTTCGTCGATCCCAACGCGCGCGTCATCGGCGGCGCCCATGCCGGCTGGAAGGGCGCGCTGACAGGCGTGCTGGAAGCAACCATCGCAGCGATGGAGAAACTTGGCGCCACACGCGGCGGCATCATCGCCGCGATCGGCCCGTTGATCCGCCAGGACAGCTATGAAGTCGGCAACGAGTTCGTCGCGCGCTTCATCGACGCGGATGCGGACAACGCCGTGTTCTTCATCCCGTCGGCGCGCGAGGGCCATGCGATGTTCGATCTCGCCGGCTTCATCCGCAAGCGGCTGGAGGCTGCCGGCATCCTGATGATCGACGACCTTGGTCTGGACACCTACGCCGACGAGCGCTTCTTCAGCTATCGCCGCTCGGTGCATCGCAAGGAGCCGGACTACGGACGGCATATCCATGCGATCGCGCTGGAAGGGTGA
- a CDS encoding 50S ribosomal protein L25/general stress protein Ctc: MATTVKELKATARPKSGKGAARAERRAGRVPGVIYGNNQPPVTISIADRELRQRILAGRFLTTLVDIDLDGKKHRVIPRDYHLDPVKDFPIHVDFMRLGEGATIRISVPLHVVKAEGSPGVKRGGTVNIVAHAIELECGVENIPQYIEADVGSLEIGHSLHLADVKLPAGVKALTREDATLVTIVPPSGYAEEQKAAAAAAAAGGAAPAAGAAAPAAGAAAPAAGAAAPAAAAKAPAGGDKKK; encoded by the coding sequence ATGGCGACGACCGTCAAGGAATTGAAGGCGACCGCACGTCCGAAGAGCGGCAAGGGGGCCGCCCGGGCTGAGCGTCGCGCCGGGAGAGTGCCCGGAGTGATCTATGGTAACAACCAGCCCCCCGTCACGATCTCGATTGCAGATCGCGAGCTGCGCCAGCGCATCCTCGCCGGCCGGTTCCTGACCACGCTGGTCGACATCGACCTCGATGGCAAGAAGCATCGCGTGATTCCGCGCGACTACCACCTTGATCCGGTCAAGGACTTCCCGATCCACGTCGACTTCATGCGTCTCGGCGAAGGCGCCACCATCCGCATCAGCGTCCCGCTGCATGTCGTGAAGGCGGAAGGCTCGCCCGGCGTGAAGCGCGGCGGCACGGTCAACATCGTCGCCCACGCGATCGAGCTCGAATGCGGTGTCGAGAACATTCCGCAATACATCGAGGCCGATGTCGGCTCGCTGGAAATCGGTCACTCCCTGCATCTGGCTGACGTCAAGCTGCCGGCCGGCGTGAAGGCGCTGACCCGTGAGGACGCGACCCTCGTCACCATCGTGCCGCCGTCCGGCTACGCCGAAGAGCAGAAGGCCGCGGCTGCAGCAGCTGCTGCTGGTGGTGCGGCTCCGGCGGCGGGCGCTGCTGCTCCGGCGGCTGGCGCTGCGGCTCCGGCTGCGGGCGCTGCGGCTCCGGCGGCTGCTGCCAAGGCTCCGGCTGGCGGCGACAAGAAGAAGTAA
- a CDS encoding putative zinc-binding metallopeptidase, whose translation MSRRKFAWEKLSDDALLKQRLSSLRVTVEGTWLEDCVGTLHEELEERGIRLRPHTWISSEWFSPGDVPGIAIPFYLAHPRLMKLEKKMMFDVEGGTWRECMAILRHEAGHAIQHGFQLQRRRRWQQLFGPSSKHYPRYYRPNPASRRYVQHLRLWYAQSHPDEDFAETFAVWLRPRSNWRTRYAGWPALKKLEYVDELMGEIAGKRPVITTRERVDPLGKLNQTLEDHYKKKQAFYAFTPPKTYDRDLSRLFSADPRHHRSKPASGLIRRHRAQIRQLVARWTGENQLTLDAVLDDMISRCRELDLRAVGPEQKLVLDFTVLVTAKTMHALFGPSQRKWIAL comes from the coding sequence ATGTCCCGCCGGAAATTTGCTTGGGAAAAACTGTCCGATGACGCGTTGCTCAAGCAGCGTCTCTCCAGCCTGAGGGTCACCGTCGAAGGCACCTGGCTCGAAGACTGCGTTGGCACGCTGCACGAAGAGCTCGAAGAGCGCGGCATCCGGCTCCGGCCGCATACGTGGATCTCGAGCGAATGGTTCAGCCCCGGAGATGTGCCCGGCATCGCCATCCCCTTTTATCTCGCCCATCCCCGCCTGATGAAGCTCGAGAAGAAGATGATGTTCGACGTCGAAGGCGGAACCTGGCGCGAGTGCATGGCCATCCTCCGTCACGAGGCCGGCCATGCCATACAGCACGGTTTCCAGTTGCAGCGACGACGGCGCTGGCAGCAGCTGTTTGGTCCGTCGTCGAAGCACTATCCGCGCTACTACCGACCCAATCCCGCGAGCCGGCGTTACGTCCAGCATCTCCGGCTCTGGTACGCGCAGAGCCACCCGGACGAGGATTTCGCCGAGACCTTTGCGGTGTGGCTGCGGCCCCGCTCGAACTGGCGGACGCGATACGCCGGCTGGCCCGCGCTGAAGAAGCTCGAATATGTCGACGAGCTGATGGGCGAGATTGCCGGAAAGCGACCGGTGATCACGACGCGGGAGCGTGTCGATCCATTGGGCAAGCTCAACCAGACGCTCGAAGACCACTACAAGAAGAAGCAGGCATTCTACGCCTTCACGCCGCCGAAGACCTACGACCGCGACCTTTCACGGTTGTTTTCCGCCGATCCACGGCATCACCGCTCCAAACCCGCTTCAGGCCTGATCCGGCGGCACCGCGCCCAGATCAGGCAATTGGTCGCGCGATGGACGGGCGAGAACCAGCTCACGCTCGATGCCGTGCTCGACGACATGATCTCCCGCTGCCGCGAACTCGACCTGCGCGCGGTGGGCCCCGAACAGAAGCTCGTTCTCGATTTCACCGTGCTCGTAACCGCCAAAACAATGCACGCGCTGTTTGGACCGTCTCAGCGCAAATGGATCGCGCTATGA
- a CDS encoding accessory factor UbiK family protein, giving the protein MTQTTNRFFDEIGRMMNDAAGAAQGVKREFDTVMRTQAEKFLRDMDLVKREEFEAVKDMARLAREENEALKARIAALEAKLGG; this is encoded by the coding sequence ATGACCCAGACCACCAACCGGTTTTTCGACGAGATCGGCCGCATGATGAACGACGCTGCCGGCGCCGCCCAGGGCGTCAAGCGCGAGTTCGACACGGTGATGCGGACGCAGGCGGAGAAGTTCCTGCGCGACATGGATCTGGTCAAGCGCGAGGAGTTCGAGGCGGTCAAGGACATGGCCCGCCTGGCGCGCGAGGAGAACGAAGCCCTGAAGGCGCGCATCGCCGCGCTGGAGGCCAAGCTCGGCGGGTAG
- a CDS encoding ATP-grasp domain-containing protein, which yields MRRLRILVLMHPDFMPPDSSDGYTPQEINIWKTEYDVVSTLRAAGHEVRPLGAQEEIRPVREAIEEFKPHVVFTLLEEFHYNVAYDQHIASYLELMKVPYTGCNPRGLILARGKDLSKTLVHHRRIAAPAFAVFPMRRKVKRPKHLALPLIVKALNMDGSFGISQASIVDTDEKLAERVAFIHERVETAAIAEQFIEGRELYVGVLGNNRLRVLPVWELKFGNMGGRRSRHIATERAKHDTDYQERVGIVDGPAKDLAPEVAARIQHTAKRIYRALGLDGYARIDFRLAADGTPYFIEANPNPEIAKNQEFATAAQHDGLKYKELLDRILTLGINRAKAGVSLG from the coding sequence ATGAGACGACTCCGTATTCTCGTGCTGATGCATCCGGACTTCATGCCCCCGGACTCCTCCGACGGATACACGCCGCAGGAAATCAACATCTGGAAAACGGAATACGACGTCGTCAGCACGTTGCGTGCGGCTGGTCACGAGGTTCGCCCGCTCGGCGCGCAGGAGGAAATCAGGCCCGTCCGCGAGGCGATCGAAGAGTTCAAACCGCACGTCGTTTTCACGCTGCTGGAGGAATTTCATTACAACGTTGCCTACGACCAGCACATCGCCAGCTATCTCGAGCTGATGAAGGTCCCTTACACAGGCTGCAATCCCCGCGGCCTGATCCTGGCGCGTGGCAAGGACCTGTCCAAGACGCTGGTGCATCATCGCCGCATCGCGGCGCCAGCCTTCGCGGTCTTCCCGATGCGCCGCAAGGTGAAACGGCCGAAACATCTTGCGCTGCCGCTGATCGTCAAGGCTCTGAACATGGATGGATCCTTCGGCATCTCGCAGGCCTCCATCGTCGATACGGACGAGAAGCTTGCGGAGCGGGTCGCCTTCATCCACGAGCGGGTCGAGACAGCCGCCATTGCCGAGCAATTCATTGAGGGGCGAGAGCTCTATGTCGGCGTGCTCGGCAACAACCGGCTGCGCGTGCTTCCGGTCTGGGAATTGAAATTCGGCAACATGGGCGGGCGCAGGTCACGCCACATCGCGACCGAAAGGGCCAAGCACGACACCGATTATCAGGAACGCGTCGGTATTGTCGACGGACCGGCGAAAGACCTTGCGCCCGAAGTTGCCGCGCGCATCCAGCATACTGCGAAGCGCATCTACCGGGCGCTCGGCCTCGACGGCTACGCGCGCATCGATTTCCGTCTCGCCGCCGACGGCACGCCGTATTTCATCGAAGCCAACCCCAACCCGGAGATCGCCAAGAACCAGGAGTTCGCCACGGCGGCTCAACATGATGGACTCAAATACAAGGAGCTGCTGGATCG
- a CDS encoding class I SAM-dependent methyltransferase, producing MTDQPLLNEIKALIKSSGPMPVWRYMETCLMHPRYGYYVSRDPLGREGDFTTSPEVSQMFGELLGLWTASVWKQMGSPQFLRLIELGPGRGTMMADALRALRVLPPLYQALHVHMVEVNPVLRERQSATLSGLRNITWHDSIDDVPEGPGIILANEYFDVLPIHQMVKREDGWHERVIEIDPNGKLQFGAASEPTPRFDVLLPPLVRAAPVGAVFEWRPDTEIMKLATRVRDQDGAALIIDYGHLRSDAGDTFQAIARHSFTDPLKAPGQADVTAHVDFQALARAAEDVGARVHGPVTQGDFLKRVGIDTRAAALMQKATPEVATDISVALKRLTDTGRSGMGSMFKVLGISEPRLTGLAGLSDLEQAGGN from the coding sequence GTGACCGACCAGCCACTGCTTAACGAGATCAAGGCGCTGATCAAATCCTCGGGCCCCATGCCGGTCTGGCGGTACATGGAGACGTGCCTGATGCATCCGCGCTACGGCTATTACGTCTCGCGCGATCCGCTCGGGCGTGAGGGCGACTTCACCACCTCGCCCGAGGTCAGCCAGATGTTCGGCGAGCTTTTGGGCCTGTGGACCGCCTCCGTGTGGAAGCAGATGGGCTCGCCGCAGTTCCTCCGGCTGATCGAGCTCGGCCCCGGCCGCGGCACCATGATGGCGGATGCGCTGCGCGCGCTTCGCGTGCTGCCGCCGCTCTATCAGGCGCTTCACGTCCACATGGTCGAGGTCAATCCCGTCCTGCGCGAGCGCCAGAGTGCAACGCTCTCGGGCCTGCGCAACATCACCTGGCACGACAGCATCGACGACGTGCCCGAGGGACCGGGCATCATCCTCGCCAACGAATATTTCGACGTGCTGCCGATCCATCAGATGGTGAAGCGCGAGGATGGCTGGCACGAGCGCGTGATCGAGATCGACCCCAACGGCAAGCTCCAGTTCGGCGCGGCATCCGAGCCGACGCCGCGCTTCGACGTCCTGCTGCCGCCCTTGGTGCGCGCAGCGCCCGTAGGTGCGGTGTTCGAGTGGCGCCCCGACACCGAGATCATGAAGCTCGCCACCCGCGTGCGCGACCAGGACGGCGCCGCGCTGATCATCGATTACGGCCACTTGCGCAGCGATGCCGGCGACACCTTCCAGGCCATCGCACGCCACAGCTTCACCGATCCCTTGAAAGCGCCGGGTCAGGCCGACGTCACCGCCCATGTCGACTTCCAGGCACTGGCGCGCGCGGCCGAGGACGTCGGCGCCCGCGTGCACGGGCCGGTGACGCAGGGCGACTTCCTCAAGCGCGTCGGCATCGACACCCGCGCGGCCGCGCTGATGCAGAAGGCGACGCCGGAAGTTGCCACCGACATTTCCGTGGCGCTGAAGCGGCTGACCGATACGGGACGCAGCGGCATGGGGTCGATGTTCAAGGTGCTCGGCATCTCCGAACCAAGATTGACCGGCCTTGCCGGCCTCAGCGATCTCGAACAGGCCGGAGGCAATTGA